Proteins from one Phacochoerus africanus isolate WHEZ1 unplaced genomic scaffold, ROS_Pafr_v1 Scaffold_160, whole genome shotgun sequence genomic window:
- the LOC125119156 gene encoding ER degradation-enhancing alpha-mannosidase-like protein 2, protein MYLYRATGDPTLLELGRDAVESIEKISKVECGFATIKDLRDHKLDNRMESFFLAETVKYLYLLFDPSNFIHNNGSTFDAVITPYGECILGAGGYIFNTEAHPIDPAALHCCRRLKEEQWEVEDLMREFYSLKRNRSRFHKKSMSSGPWEPPTGPGTFSSSENHDQAREKKPAKRKIPLLSCPSRPFTSKLALLGQVFLDSS, encoded by the exons ATGTACCTCTACCGTGCTACGGGGGACCCCACCCTCTTAGAACTCGGAAGAGATGCTGTGGAATCCATCGAAAAAATCAGCAAGGTGGAATGTGGATTTGCCACA ATCAAAGATCTGCGAGACCACAAGCTTGACAACCGTATGGAGTCTTTCTTCCTGGCCGAGACTGTGAAATACCTCTACCTGCTGTTTGACCCTTCCAACTTCATCCACAACAATGGTTCCACCTTTGATGCGGTGATAACCCCCTATGGGGAGTGCAtcctgggagctgggggttaCATCTTCAACACAGAAGCGCACCCCATCGACCCTGCTGCCCTGCACTGTTGCCGGAGGCTGAAGGAAGAGCAGTGGGAAGTGGAAGATTTGATGAGAGAATTCTACTCTCTCAAACGGAATAGGTCGAGATTTCACAAAAAATCTATGAGCTCTGGGCCATGGGAACCCCCAACAGGGCCAGGAACATTCTCCTCCTCTGAAAACCATGACCAGGCAAGGGAGAAGAAGCCTGCCAAGAGGAAAATCCCACTTCTCAGCTGCCCTAGTCGGCCCTTTACCTCGAAGTTGGCATTACTGGGACAGGTTTTCCTAGATTCCTCATAA